The following are from one region of the Fusarium keratoplasticum isolate Fu6.1 chromosome 4, whole genome shotgun sequence genome:
- a CDS encoding putative lysosomal cobalamin transporter, protein MLHITSSSSPVGSAIFSCLALLVISLVVLLILRYYLPLRTTPAFYLLPIFFALWLPSIVVILVPIDLASSATTGDEATRGIWLPERVLLVSWRITYWLTFALTWFILPILAEYADAGYREPYDKFMYSVRSNAMFHAIVLSLGSVGLIYVFVYYGFNFTSVKALVMALAYCWGLILAIYLMGHGLVSIPRRLMRGASISGRLRRLQSKAPKVYEQMEDSIANLEDIEVQVVELGRRKTGSALAFRDWIEELQEMANIPESQPRPSRFGTGTDSAIIPHVITEKYLADLTRKYVRARHTRSRYVNAWSELVQEAAETQNILDSAGSKKLELGDVSPHAGFWEKMVILTPYTRYLYYYHLLPYGQVLLGLFLAAASACIVWSEFVKIAFPKLSVIRLTVVHHWVGDKAEVGFAGQVISSLWICYMCAAALISMTEVKVWRGRALVRRNTAHESAFWYAMQVAKLTIPISYNFVTFLSKDVYNKTTFYKFLGVLVDFTPLGRYFDDLFPVLVLFPVFATLFGIYGRVKRIFVGMDVMDDEEDNAAGYGTGSWREGRDLISRELGGNTLFHRREDALARIAATGTSGGRSAPVLSIPSAHGAASSPARSPARPATTTRVRTSAFGPHWNDEPPEDDNIFQILGHRMKNTFDTIEGPKWFHDMKKPKWMGGDDDDAGADSSSGSGPDFRRWFGGGSSEGQIRI, encoded by the exons ATGTTACACATCACAAGTAGTTCGTCGCCCGTCGGCTCCGCAATCTTCTCATGTCTTGCGCTACTAGTCATCtctctcgtcgtcctcctcatcttaCGATACTATCTCCCCCTCCGAACGACTCCGGCTTTTTATCTCCTccccatcttcttcgcccttTGGCTGCCCTCGATAGTCGTCATCCTCGTACCGATTGATCTTGCCTCGAGTGCGACCACTGGAGATGAGGCAACAAGAGGAATATGGCTCCCTGAGCGAGTCCTTCTGGTATCATGGCGCATCACTTACTGGCTGACCTTTGCATTGACTTG GTTCATCCTCCCCATCCTCGCCGAATATGCTGATGCAGGATATCGAGAACCATACGATAAATTCATGTACTCGGTTCGCAGCAATGCGATGTTTCACGCCATTGTCCTGAGCCTCGGATCGGTCGGTCTTATCTACGTCTTCGTCTACTATGGATTCAACTTCACTTCCGTCAAGGCGCTTGTCATGGCTCTTGCATACTGTTGGGGATTGATCCTCGCCATCTATCTGATGGGTCACGGGTTGGTGTCGATTCCGCGCCGCCTCATGCGTGGCGCAAGCATAAGCGGACGATTGCGACGCCTTCAGAGCAAAGCCCCCAAAGTCTATGAGCAGATGGAGGACTCGATCGCGAATCTCGAAGATATCGAAGTGCaggttgttgagcttgggcgGCGCAAGACAGGCagcgccttggccttccGCGACTGGATCGAAGAACTGCAAGAGATGGCCAACATTCCCGAATCTCAACCCCGACCATCGCGATTCGGCACTGGCACCGATAGCGCCATCATCCCGCATGTCATCACCGAAAAATATCTCGCCGATCTCACCAGAAAGTATGTGCGCGCGAGGCATACTCGATCCCGATACGTCAACGCCTGGAGCGAGCTCGTTCAGGAAGCGGCCGAGACACAGAATATTTTGGACTCTGCAGGatccaagaagcttgaaCTCGGCGATGTTTCACCTCATGCCGGGTTCTGGGAAAAGATGGTGATACTGACTCCATATACCCGGTACCTGTACTACTACCATCTGCTGCCATACGGGcaggttcttcttggcttgtTCCTGGCGGCAGCATCGGCCTGTATCGTTTGGTCCGAGTTTGTCAAGATCGCGTTCCCCAAGTTGTCAGTCATCAGACTAACCGTCGTGCACCACTGGGttggcgacaaggccgaggttggGTTCGCTGGTCAAGTCATCTCATCGCTTTGGATCTGCTACATGTGCGCAGCTGCTCTCATCTCGATGaccgaggtcaaggtctGGCGCGGCCGGGCTCTCGTCCGTCGCAACACGGCTCATGAATCGGCCTTTTGGTACGCCATGCAGGTGGCCAAGCTCACTATCCCCATCTCGTACAACTTCGTGACCTTCTTATCCAAGGACGTCTACAACAAGACCACCTTCTACAAGTTCCTGGGTGTACTGGTCGACTTTACACCACTGGGTCGCTATTTCGATGATCTCTTCCCTGTTCTGGTATTGTTCCCTGTCTTTGCCACCCTGTTTGGTATCTATGGCAGAGTCAAGAGGATCTTTGTGGGAATGGACgtgatggatgatgaagaggacaaCGCTGCTGGTTATGGCACCGGCTCCTGGCGCGAAGGCCGAGATCTCATTTCTCGGGAACTGGGAGGAAACACTCTCTTCCACCGCCGAGAGGATGCCCTCGCCAGAATAGCGGCAACAGGTACCTCGGGAGGCAGATCCGCTCCAGTGCTGTCTATTCCCTCTGCTCACGGCGCCGCCTCCTCACCTGCTCGATCGCCCGCTCGACCGGCCACCACGACTCGGGTACGGACATCAGCCTTTGGCCCTCACTGGAATGACGAACCACCAGAGGACGACAATATCTTCCAGATTCTGGGTCACCGCATGAAGAACACGTTCGACACCATCGAGGGGCCCAAGTGGTTCCATGATATGAAGAAGCCCAAGTGGATGGgaggtgacgatgatgacgccgGTGCTGATTCTTCTTCTGGGTCCGGGCCAGACTTTCGCAGATGGTTTGGAGGTGGCTCGAGTGAAGGCCAGATCCGCATCTAA
- a CDS encoding CAMP-dependent protein kinase type 1, which produces MPSLGFLKKKRTREGNSDPASNPTSPVTPTSRSKSISKAFGSSLLPRTSRNSTSVPAAQTNTSAQQPQHQPQQQPDAQAGTAPQSNPPSAPAQQTAAVSDAERQQTMNSVNVQQPPYVTGNAMHHDPQNLPSITNLINPPQQHQHDAQGNSYANNGQPNSQYLSTIEARSAQTVSPGTDPAVLHQQQQQAMPQPTMQPQQQQAQPQQQQQQQAQPQQHQANHQQQPSNGSQMRVTKGKYSLGDFDILRTLGTGSFGRVHLVQSKHNQRFYAVKVLKKAQVVKMKQVEHTNDERRMLADVKHPFLITLWGTFQDIKNLYMVMDFVEGGELFSLLRKSGRFPNPVAKFYAAEVTLALEYLHSKNVIYRDLKPENLLLDRHGHLKITDFGFAKRVPDKTWTLCGTPDYLAPEVVSNKGYNKSVDWWSLGILIYEMLCGYTPFWDSGSPMKIYENILKGKVKYPAYVNADAQNLLERLITADLTKRLGNLYGGPADVKNHPWFAEVTWDRLARKDIDAPYTPPVKAGAGDASQFDRYPEDPEKYGQTGGTDEFGHLFTEF; this is translated from the exons ATGCCTTCCCTGGGGTTCCTCAAGAAAAAGCGGACCAGAGAGGGTAACTCTGATCCGGCCTCAAATCCAACCAGCCCTGTCACGCCAACTTCCAGATCAAagtccatctccaaggcttTTGGCTCGTCGCTACTGCCTCGAAcctcgaggaactcgaccTCGGTGCCAGCTGCCCAGACCAACACCAGCGCCCAGCAGCCGCAAcaccaacctcaacaacagcccGACGCCCAGGCAGGCACCGCGCCTCAGTCCAATCCGCCTTCTGCTCCGGCGCAGCAGACGGCGGCAGTCAGCGACGCCGAGCGACAGCAGACGATGAACTCGGTCAACGTTCAGCAGCCCCCGTACGTCACGGGCAATGCGATGCACCACGACCCGCAGAACCTACCAAGCATCACTAACCTCATCAATCCgcctcagcagcatcaacacGATGCCCAGGGCAACTCCTATGCCAACAACGGCCAGCCCAATTCGCAATACCTATCAACTATAGAAGCTCGATCCGCGCAGACGGTCAGCCCCGGCACCGATCCCGCAgtccttcatcaacaacagcagcaggccATGCCTCAGCCGACGATGCAAccgcaacagcagcaagCTCAGccccaacagcagcagcagcaacaggcgCAACCGCAACAGCACCAGGCGaaccatcagcagcagcccagcAACGGATCACAGATGCGCGTCACCAAGGGCAAGTACTCGTTGGGTGATTTCGATATCTTGAGGACACTTGGAACTGGTAGCTTCGGCCGAGTCCATCTGGTCCAATCGAAGCACAACCAACGTTTCTATGCAGTCAAGGtgctcaagaaggcccaAGTCGTCAAGATGAAGCAGGTCGAGCACACCAACGACGAGCGACGAATGCTGGCAGATGTCAAGCATCCCTTCCTCATCACTCTGTGGGGCACGTTCCAAGACATCAAGAACTTATACATGGTGATGGATTTTGTTGAAGGAGGCGAGCTCTTTTCGCTCCTCAGGAAGTCGGGG CGTTTCCCGAACCCAGTTGCCAAGTTCTACGCCGCCGAGGTGACGCTAGCGTTGGAGTACCTGCACTCCAAGAACGTCATCTACCGAGACCTGAAACCAGAAAATCTGCTCCTTGACCGACACGGCCACCTCAAGATTACAGATTTCGGCTTTGCGAAGCGAGTGCCCGACAAGACATGGACGCTGTGTGGCACGCCCGACTACCTGGCCCCCGAAGTCGTCTCTAACAAGGGATACAACAAGTCTGTGGATTG GTGGTCATTGGGCATCCTGATATATGAAATGCTCTGCGGATACACGCCCTTCTGGGACAGTGGATCTCCGATGAAGATCTACGAAAAcattctcaagggcaaggtcaagtaTCCAGCGTACGTCAATGCAGATGCCCAGAATCTCCTGGAGCGCCTGATCACGGCCGATTTGACAAAGCGATTGGGCAACCTGTACGGCGGACCTGCCGATGTGAAGAATCACCCCTGGTTCGCCGAAGTTACTTGGGATCGCCTGGCTAGAAAGGATATCGATGCGCCATACACGCCGCcagtcaaggctggtgcGGGTGACGCTAGCCAGTTTGACCGATACCCTGAAGACCCAGAGAAATATGGCCAGACAGGAGGAACAGATGA ATTTGGACACCTCTTTACGGAGTTTTAA